Proteins co-encoded in one Chitinophagales bacterium genomic window:
- a CDS encoding LptF/LptG family permease, whose amino-acid sequence MIKTVDRYIIKQFFGGFIFALLLIVSVAMTIDLGEKMNKFVQYDLTFHQVFMGYYIYFIPYLIGLLGPYFVFITVIYFTSRLSSRSEIIAMFNSGMSFTRLLYPYILTSTILAIFFWFAINYIIPYSDVKRLAFENKYIAYQSQSSEAHIHKRLNDSTFFYLRVYDNLAKTAYNVTLEKIVNSQLLEKVMADKAVYDTLSKIWTFEKLFIRTFPNGKEKIDILDSKKYPINLDPSLLIKRWTHIQELNRNELKQLINQLKQQGSDAKLYEIEYHKRTSKCFGIILLTVVGVILASKKVRGGIGMHLMLGLALGSVYEIIAKFSDSFALKASLGVMTAAWLPNILYLLIAMILWKKIQE is encoded by the coding sequence ATGATTAAAACTGTTGATCGATATATAATAAAACAATTTTTTGGAGGATTTATTTTCGCACTCTTGCTCATTGTATCTGTCGCTATGACTATAGATTTAGGGGAGAAAATGAATAAATTCGTTCAATATGACCTTACATTCCATCAAGTATTTATGGGATATTATATCTATTTTATCCCGTACTTAATTGGCTTATTGGGACCATACTTTGTTTTTATTACTGTAATTTATTTTACATCACGATTGTCTAGTAGGTCTGAGATCATAGCTATGTTTAACAGTGGTATGAGTTTTACTAGACTATTGTATCCATATATTTTAACAAGTACAATTTTAGCTATTTTCTTTTGGTTTGCAATTAACTATATTATACCATATTCCGATGTAAAAAGATTAGCTTTTGAAAACAAGTATATCGCTTATCAATCACAGTCTTCAGAGGCACATATTCATAAACGGTTAAATGATTCTACCTTTTTCTACTTAAGGGTTTATGATAATCTGGCTAAAACTGCGTATAATGTTACTTTAGAAAAAATTGTAAATAGTCAATTATTAGAAAAAGTAATGGCTGATAAGGCTGTTTATGACACTTTAAGCAAAATTTGGACGTTTGAAAAGCTTTTTATAAGAACATTTCCGAATGGCAAGGAAAAAATTGACATTCTAGATTCAAAAAAATACCCGATTAATTTGGATCCATCATTGCTTATCAAGCGTTGGACTCATATTCAAGAATTGAATCGAAACGAGTTAAAACAGCTTATAAATCAGCTAAAGCAGCAAGGTTCGGATGCAAAGCTGTATGAGATAGAGTACCATAAGCGCACATCAAAATGTTTTGGGATTATTTTATTGACTGTAGTTGGGGTCATTCTTGCTTCTAAGAAGGTTCGAGGAGGTATAGGCATGCATTTGATGCTTGGATTAGCATTAGGTTCTGTTTATGAAATCATCGCCAAATTTTCAGACTCCTTCGCTCTCAAAGCCAGTTTGGGAGTAATGACGGCAGCTTGGTTACCCAATATTCTTTATCTATTAATAGCGATGATACTTTGGAAAAAAATCCAAGAATAA
- a CDS encoding MBL fold metallo-hydrolase — MQIHSIDAGLFKLDGGAMFGVVPKTMWSKLNPPDNNNLCTWAMRCLLIERDNKLILIDTGMGTKQDDKFRSHFHPHGDGDLVKSIQSKGYAIEDITDVVLTHLHFDHCGGAIYRDGDKLLPQFRNARYWSHETHWDWALTPNDREKASFLKENILPIQEHGQLSFLEADSFSHWGIQFDFVYGHTEAMTIPYIDYNGKTIVFAADLMPSSYHIPMPYVMAYDIRPLDTLNEREKLYQNVLEKNAFIFFEHDPENELGSLKKNEHGRIVLDQLIKISDL, encoded by the coding sequence ATGCAAATTCATTCGATCGATGCAGGATTGTTTAAGCTAGATGGCGGTGCCATGTTTGGCGTAGTGCCAAAGACCATGTGGTCTAAACTCAATCCACCTGACAATAATAATCTTTGCACCTGGGCTATGCGCTGCTTGCTCATAGAACGTGATAATAAATTAATACTGATAGATACTGGTATGGGTACTAAGCAAGATGATAAATTTCGCTCGCATTTCCATCCGCATGGTGATGGAGATTTGGTAAAATCAATTCAAAGCAAAGGATATGCTATTGAGGATATTACCGACGTTGTTTTGACTCATTTACATTTCGATCATTGTGGTGGTGCAATTTATCGCGATGGCGACAAATTGCTTCCGCAGTTTAGAAACGCGCGCTATTGGAGTCATGAAACTCATTGGGACTGGGCTTTGACTCCTAATGATAGAGAGAAAGCTTCGTTTTTAAAAGAAAATATCTTACCGATTCAAGAACATGGGCAATTATCTTTCTTAGAGGCTGATAGTTTCAGTCATTGGGGCATTCAGTTCGATTTTGTCTATGGTCATACGGAAGCTATGACGATTCCTTATATTGATTATAATGGCAAGACGATCGTATTCGCAGCGGACCTCATGCCATCATCCTACCATATTCCTATGCCTTATGTTATGGCTTATGATATACGACCATTAGATACCCTGAATGAACGAGAAAAACTTTATCAAAATGTACTTGAAAAAAATGCATTCATTTTCTTTGAACATGATCCAGAAAACGAATTAGGAAGTTTGAAAAAAAATGAACACGGTCGAATTGTACTAGACCAGTTAATCAAAATTTCTGATTTATAA
- a CDS encoding DUF962 domain-containing protein, whose product MKSLHEWLAEYGESHQNRTNIIIHKLCVPLIFISIYFMLFAIPFPLAKSMYLNWANVVYVLALVFYFKLNMKVGIGFLIFGFCLAFFAFLAWLMWFYTSSPAMFRYSFIIFVLAWIGQFIGHKIEGKKPSFLKDLQFLLIGPIWVVYPKR is encoded by the coding sequence ATGAAGTCTCTCCATGAATGGCTGGCAGAATACGGCGAAAGCCACCAAAATAGAACGAACATTATTATACATAAGCTTTGTGTTCCGCTTATCTTTATCAGCATATATTTTATGCTATTTGCTATTCCTTTTCCTCTAGCTAAATCTATGTACTTAAATTGGGCAAATGTGGTTTATGTACTGGCTCTTGTTTTTTATTTTAAATTGAATATGAAAGTGGGAATTGGTTTTTTAATCTTCGGTTTTTGTCTAGCTTTTTTTGCATTTTTAGCTTGGCTAATGTGGTTCTATACTTCTTCCCCAGCCATGTTCCGTTATTCCTTCATCATATTTGTCTTGGCATGGATAGGGCAATTTATCGGACATAAAATCGAAGGTAAAAAACCATCTTTTTTGAAAGATTTACAGTTTCTATTGATAGGACCGATATGGGTAGTGTATCCGAAGCGTTAG
- a CDS encoding NUDIX hydrolase N-terminal domain-containing protein, protein MKSNDFLAFLENLSAISRNGLFYTKNSYDKDRYQKVLDLVELAYTQVGDIEKHASNQFKKIDFITPKVGVNIAIMEEDNILIAKRKDDGLWELPGGWAEIGETAIDCIQREILEELNLRVNVLKVVDVFCRLPKSSEEYVTSYHILYCGEIIDGNFQESSETSEIKWIKKEDVSSIQWHKDHMNLAIAAFNF, encoded by the coding sequence TTGAAATCAAATGATTTCCTAGCATTTTTAGAAAATCTTTCTGCTATAAGTAGAAATGGATTGTTTTATACCAAAAACTCCTATGATAAAGACCGTTATCAGAAAGTTCTTGACCTTGTAGAATTAGCCTATACTCAAGTAGGAGATATTGAAAAGCACGCTTCTAATCAATTTAAAAAAATAGATTTTATTACTCCTAAAGTAGGTGTGAATATAGCTATTATGGAGGAAGACAATATTTTAATTGCGAAAAGAAAAGACGATGGGCTTTGGGAATTGCCTGGTGGGTGGGCAGAAATTGGTGAAACAGCTATAGATTGCATTCAAAGAGAAATTTTGGAAGAATTAAATCTTCGAGTAAATGTATTAAAGGTTGTGGATGTATTTTGTCGCCTACCTAAATCTTCAGAAGAATATGTGACTTCTTATCATATTTTATATTGTGGCGAAATTATCGATGGAAACTTTCAAGAGTCTAGCGAAACTTCCGAAATAAAGTGGATAAAAAAAGAAGATGTTTCAAGCATTCAGTGGCATAAAGACCATATGAATTTAGCTATCGCAGCCTTTAATTTTTAA
- the purL gene encoding phosphoribosylformylglycinamidine synthase subunit PurL has translation MSLAPETIDSGTKLGLTIEEIHSIAEKLGREPNFTELCIFSVMWSEHCSYKNSIKWLKTLPREGENMLVKAGEENAGVVDIGGGIGCVFKIESHNHPSAIEPYQGAATGVGGIHRDIFTMGARPVAALNSLRFGDLNDSKTKWLLSGVVKGIGDYGNCFGVPTVAGETFFDSAYEGNPLVNAMSVGIIDVNHIISATAKGVGNPVFIVGSDTGKDGIGGASFASKDISEDSAADLPAVQVGDPFQEKLLLEASLELAKTGAIVGMQDMGAAGITCSTSEMSAKGEVGMNIWLDKVPTRQKNMQPFEILLSESQERMLVVLEKGKEQAALDIFEKWDLNCVQIGEVTGDGILNYYMNNELVAQIPAFELVLGGGAPQNDRPYSEPAYFSEYKKFDLAKIEEPKDYIKALKELTAQPNIASKRWVYNQYDSMVGVNNTNTNAPSDAAVTRIVGTNKAIVSTVDCNARYVHNDPFQGAMIAVSEAARNIVCSGGEPLAITNCLNFGNPQKPEVYWQFVEAIKGMGEACRAHNTPVTGGNVSFYNQNEKGPVFPTPTIGMVGRMEDLILKTGLGFSKEGHIIYLLGKSQNDLAGSEYLANVIGVKESPAPYFNMEEEKLLQKTIYQLIRKGLLASCHDVADGGLVTSLLESAYVSDLGFEIATDTSIRKDAFLFGEAQGRAIVSIEASKASELEKFCSTMNLTCSKLGEVKGKNVVIDGLDFGIIEGYKNIHLNSIQEKMAL, from the coding sequence AAAGGCTGGAGAAGAAAATGCAGGCGTAGTAGATATTGGAGGAGGTATAGGCTGTGTGTTTAAAATAGAGAGTCACAATCACCCTTCGGCGATAGAACCCTATCAAGGAGCAGCTACTGGTGTAGGCGGCATTCACAGGGATATATTTACTATGGGCGCAAGACCTGTAGCAGCTCTGAACTCTTTGCGATTTGGAGACTTGAATGATTCTAAAACGAAGTGGCTACTTTCAGGTGTAGTGAAGGGAATTGGAGATTATGGAAATTGTTTCGGTGTGCCTACAGTTGCAGGAGAGACCTTTTTTGACTCGGCATACGAAGGTAATCCACTAGTAAATGCAATGTCAGTAGGTATTATCGACGTCAATCATATCATCTCTGCTACTGCCAAGGGTGTTGGAAATCCTGTGTTCATAGTAGGATCAGATACGGGAAAAGACGGTATAGGTGGTGCTTCATTTGCTTCGAAAGATATATCCGAAGACAGTGCAGCAGATTTGCCAGCAGTGCAGGTAGGGGATCCGTTTCAGGAGAAATTACTTCTGGAGGCTAGTTTAGAACTAGCTAAGACAGGAGCCATAGTGGGAATGCAAGATATGGGAGCTGCCGGAATTACCTGTTCTACCTCTGAAATGAGTGCTAAAGGTGAGGTAGGAATGAATATCTGGCTCGATAAAGTACCCACTAGACAAAAAAATATGCAGCCTTTTGAAATTTTGCTTTCCGAAAGTCAAGAGCGAATGCTTGTGGTTTTGGAAAAAGGAAAGGAGCAAGCAGCTTTGGATATATTTGAAAAGTGGGATTTAAATTGTGTGCAAATAGGAGAGGTGACAGGAGACGGAATTCTCAATTATTATATGAATAATGAATTGGTGGCGCAGATTCCCGCATTTGAATTAGTGCTGGGAGGTGGTGCACCACAAAATGATAGACCATACTCAGAACCAGCATATTTCTCAGAATATAAAAAATTTGATTTAGCCAAAATAGAAGAGCCTAAGGATTATATCAAGGCATTAAAAGAGTTAACTGCACAACCAAATATTGCATCGAAGCGCTGGGTTTACAACCAATATGATAGTATGGTAGGTGTGAATAATACGAATACCAATGCGCCATCAGATGCAGCAGTTACTCGAATCGTAGGCACCAATAAAGCTATCGTATCTACCGTAGATTGCAATGCGCGCTATGTCCATAATGATCCATTTCAGGGTGCCATGATAGCAGTGTCGGAAGCTGCCAGAAACATAGTTTGTAGTGGAGGTGAGCCATTAGCTATTACCAATTGTTTAAACTTTGGAAATCCTCAAAAGCCAGAAGTTTACTGGCAGTTTGTAGAAGCTATCAAAGGGATGGGTGAAGCCTGTCGTGCACATAACACTCCCGTAACTGGTGGGAATGTCAGTTTTTATAATCAAAATGAAAAAGGTCCCGTATTCCCAACACCTACGATAGGTATGGTAGGTCGAATGGAGGATTTGATTCTCAAAACAGGTCTTGGATTTAGCAAAGAAGGACATATCATTTATTTACTCGGAAAATCTCAAAATGATTTGGCTGGTAGCGAATATTTAGCTAATGTCATCGGTGTCAAAGAAAGTCCTGCACCATATTTCAACATGGAAGAAGAAAAATTATTGCAAAAAACTATTTATCAATTGATTCGTAAAGGTCTTTTAGCTTCCTGTCATGATGTCGCAGATGGCGGCTTAGTGACTTCACTTCTTGAATCAGCTTATGTTTCTGACCTGGGGTTTGAAATAGCGACTGATACTAGCATTCGAAAAGATGCATTCTTATTCGGTGAAGCACAAGGCAGGGCTATCGTCTCTATAGAGGCGAGTAAGGCATCCGAGCTAGAAAAATTCTGTAGCACTATGAATTTGACTTGTTCTAAATTAGGGGAAGTCAAGGGTAAAAATGTTGTCATCGATGGTTTAGATTTTGGCATCATAGAAGGGTATAAAAATATTCACCTGAATTCGATTCAGGAAAAAATGGCTTTATAA